Proteins found in one Streptomyces sp. CB09001 genomic segment:
- a CDS encoding histidine phosphatase family protein, whose translation MARPRRIVLVRHGESTGNVDDTVYEREPDHALALTDRGRAQAEETGKGLREVFGSERISVYVSPYRRTHETLRAFHLDPDLIRIREEPRLREQDWGNWQDRDDVRLQKAYRDAYGHFFYRFAQGESGADVYDRVGNFLESLFRSFEDPDHPPNVLLVTHGLAMRLFCMRWFHWTVAEFESLSNPGNAEMRMLVLGEDGKYTLDRPFERWRDPEPYGITG comes from the coding sequence ATGGCACGACCACGGCGCATCGTTCTTGTCCGGCACGGCGAGTCGACCGGCAACGTCGATGACACCGTGTACGAGCGCGAACCCGACCACGCGCTCGCCCTCACCGACCGGGGCCGGGCGCAGGCAGAGGAGACCGGCAAAGGGCTGCGCGAGGTGTTCGGCAGCGAGCGGATCAGCGTGTACGTCTCCCCGTACCGCCGCACCCACGAGACGCTCCGCGCCTTCCACCTCGACCCGGACCTCATACGGATACGTGAGGAGCCCCGGCTCCGGGAGCAGGACTGGGGCAACTGGCAGGACCGCGACGACGTGCGCCTGCAGAAGGCCTACCGCGACGCCTACGGGCACTTCTTCTACCGCTTCGCCCAGGGCGAGTCCGGCGCGGACGTGTACGACCGCGTCGGCAACTTCCTGGAGAGCCTGTTCCGCAGCTTCGAGGACCCCGACCATCCCCCGAACGTGCTCCTGGTGACCCACGGGCTCGCCATGCGGCTGTTCTGCATGAGGTGGTTCCACTGGACGGTCGCGGAGTTCGAGTCGCTGTCCAACCCAGGGAACGCCGAGATGCGGATGCTCGTTCTCGGTGAGGACGGCAAATACACCCTTGACCGGCCCTTCGAACGCTGGCGAGATCCGGAACCGTACGGGATCACGGGATAG
- a CDS encoding TetR/AcrR family transcriptional regulator, whose protein sequence is MVASHWASASARTSSRRRGAVLERAILEAALDQLGTVGWNGLTMEGVAAGAQTGKAAVYRRWPSKEDLVADALRSGLPDFDTVPDRGSVREDLLELCRRARDAMFSRPGFALRSVIHECDTMQAERFHAVIIKGVVEPTLKMLCEVIERGIERGEVRRDAANGYVCDAIPAMMMYRSKICASEWTDRELEEMIDQLMVPLLRPDSP, encoded by the coding sequence ATGGTTGCTTCGCACTGGGCGTCCGCCTCCGCCCGGACGTCCTCCCGCCGGCGTGGTGCGGTTCTGGAGCGCGCGATCCTCGAGGCCGCGCTGGACCAACTCGGCACCGTCGGCTGGAACGGCCTGACGATGGAGGGGGTGGCCGCGGGCGCGCAGACCGGCAAGGCCGCCGTCTACCGACGCTGGCCCTCCAAGGAAGACCTCGTCGCGGATGCGCTGCGGTCCGGGCTGCCGGACTTCGACACGGTCCCCGACCGCGGCAGTGTGCGCGAGGACCTGCTGGAGCTGTGCCGCAGGGCGCGCGACGCGATGTTCTCCCGGCCCGGATTCGCGCTGCGCTCCGTGATTCACGAATGCGACACCATGCAGGCCGAGCGCTTCCATGCGGTGATCATCAAGGGCGTGGTCGAGCCGACCCTCAAGATGCTGTGCGAGGTCATCGAGCGCGGAATTGAGCGGGGAGAGGTCCGGCGCGACGCGGCCAACGGATACGTCTGCGATGCCATCCCGGCGATGATGATGTACCGCTCGAAGATTTGTGCAAGTGAATGGACGGATCGCGAGCTCGAGGAAATGATCGACCAGTTGATGGTGCCGCTGCTGCGGCCCGACAGCCCCTGA
- a CDS encoding ADP-ribosylglycohydrolase family protein: MTIRSSSDGRLDRALSSLRGLSVGDALGSQFFVPANYPLLGRRELPPGTWQWTDDTEMACSVVSVLAAHHRIDQDALAHSFAHHHDFDRGYGPAVNRLLRLVREGGDWRELAAALFNGQGSWGNGAAMRIAPLGAWYADDPEQATHQAEISAYPTHQHREAVVGAMAVAAAAALAADPAGPPSAHTLLDGVIALVPKSAVGAGLRRARDMLDYGDAATVAAVLGCGRRTTAHDTVPFALWSAARALRDYETAFWTTAQVGGDVDTTCAIVGGVIAAAGEAGAPPAEWADRVEALPAWMTTAA, encoded by the coding sequence ATGACCATTCGTTCTTCTTCTGACGGGCGCCTGGACCGCGCCCTCTCCAGCCTGCGCGGACTTTCGGTGGGGGACGCGCTGGGCTCGCAGTTCTTCGTTCCCGCGAACTACCCGCTGCTGGGGCGCCGCGAGCTGCCGCCCGGTACCTGGCAGTGGACGGACGACACGGAGATGGCCTGTTCCGTCGTCTCCGTCCTGGCCGCCCACCACCGCATCGACCAGGACGCCCTGGCGCACTCCTTCGCCCACCACCACGACTTCGACCGGGGATACGGGCCCGCGGTCAACCGGCTGCTGCGGCTGGTCCGCGAAGGCGGCGACTGGCGTGAGCTGGCCGCGGCGCTGTTCAACGGTCAGGGCTCCTGGGGCAACGGCGCCGCCATGCGCATCGCCCCGCTCGGCGCCTGGTACGCGGACGATCCGGAACAGGCGACCCACCAGGCGGAGATCTCTGCCTACCCGACACACCAGCACCGTGAGGCGGTGGTCGGCGCCATGGCCGTCGCGGCGGCCGCGGCGCTGGCCGCCGATCCGGCCGGCCCGCCCTCCGCGCACACGCTCCTCGACGGGGTGATCGCGCTCGTTCCGAAGAGCGCGGTGGGCGCGGGGTTGCGACGCGCCCGGGACATGCTGGACTACGGCGACGCGGCCACGGTGGCGGCGGTCCTGGGTTGCGGGCGGCGTACGACCGCCCATGACACGGTCCCCTTCGCCCTGTGGTCCGCGGCGCGCGCCCTGCGGGACTACGAGACCGCGTTCTGGACCACCGCCCAGGTCGGCGGCGATGTGGACACCACCTGCGCCATCGTGGGCGGGGTGATCGCCGCGGCCGGCGAGGCGGGGGCGCCCCCGGCCGAGTGGGCGGACCGGGTCGAGGCGCTGCCCGCCTGGATGACGACGGCGGCCTGA
- a CDS encoding YdbC family protein → MLVKWIRCTVVDRRGFERGQRKWAGLPGEPGFRGQGGGWSRGRPDVAHVFAFWESRAFYDSFMARSHDRLASAQVGTFKDAQVRLFDYRFDVKTGFEPRFTDADLLRVALCRVHEERSEHYVLMQEKIWNPAMAGSPGLIRGLFGEAPGKGYNEYLVLSMWLSAAEHGKYRTERVERLALRAQTEADIAALTGDIVQLEPSWTV, encoded by the coding sequence GTGCTGGTCAAGTGGATTCGCTGCACCGTGGTGGACCGCCGCGGTTTCGAACGGGGGCAGCGGAAGTGGGCGGGGCTTCCGGGGGAGCCGGGTTTTCGGGGACAGGGGGGTGGCTGGAGCCGGGGGCGACCGGACGTGGCGCACGTCTTCGCCTTCTGGGAGAGCCGTGCCTTCTACGACTCCTTCATGGCCCGCTCCCACGACAGGCTGGCCTCGGCCCAGGTGGGCACCTTCAAGGACGCCCAGGTCAGGCTCTTCGACTACCGCTTCGACGTGAAGACCGGGTTCGAGCCGCGCTTCACCGACGCCGACCTGCTGCGGGTGGCGCTGTGCCGGGTCCACGAGGAGCGGTCGGAGCACTACGTCCTCATGCAGGAGAAGATCTGGAACCCGGCGATGGCCGGCTCGCCGGGCCTGATCCGCGGCCTGTTCGGAGAGGCCCCGGGGAAGGGGTACAACGAGTACCTCGTGCTGTCCATGTGGCTGTCGGCCGCCGAACACGGGAAGTACCGCACCGAGCGGGTGGAGCGGCTCGCCCTGCGCGCCCAGACGGAGGCCGACATCGCGGCGCTGACGGGCGACATCGTGCAGCTGGAACCTTCCTGGACCGTCTGA
- a CDS encoding TerD family protein: protein MNGLSKGVGKVEVALRWDPSPAGEPATDLDLVAGTYPAGDPYGTPVYVVHFDSRSPDGTIYLNRDSKDGKGFGFDEVMTLELERLDARYARVVVGVAIQQHTEDRTFRDVANPGLRIREGYTDLAAEDFAGVPAATAATVAEFVRDETGAWEFRPGVHGFEGEPATFTRVMGAARRP, encoded by the coding sequence GTGAACGGCCTCAGCAAGGGCGTGGGCAAGGTCGAGGTCGCGCTGCGGTGGGACCCGAGTCCGGCGGGAGAGCCAGCCACCGATCTGGACCTCGTCGCCGGGACCTACCCGGCCGGTGACCCGTACGGGACCCCGGTCTATGTGGTGCACTTCGACAGCCGCTCGCCGGACGGCACGATCTACCTCAACCGGGACAGCAAGGACGGCAAGGGCTTCGGTTTCGACGAGGTCATGACCCTGGAGCTGGAGCGGCTCGACGCCCGGTACGCGCGCGTGGTGGTGGGCGTCGCCATCCAGCAGCACACCGAGGACCGGACCTTCCGCGACGTGGCCAACCCGGGCCTGCGCATCCGCGAGGGCTACACGGACCTGGCCGCGGAGGACTTCGCCGGCGTTCCGGCCGCCACCGCGGCGACGGTCGCGGAGTTCGTCCGGGACGAGACGGGGGCGTGGGAGTTCCGCCCCGGCGTGCACGGATTCGAGGGCGAGCCCGCGACGTTCACCCGGGTGATGGGCGCGGCGCGGCGGCCCTGA
- a CDS encoding MFS transporter produces the protein MTTSSLLKDQKPGAARREGHPGIALAVIAACQLMVVLDATIVNIALPHIQNALEFSTTDLTWVVSAYTLTFGGLLLLGGRAGDILGRRRVFMTGILLFTFASLLGGFAQEPWQLLAARVLQGMGGAIASPTSLALITTTFPEGPERNRAFGVFAAVSAGGGAIGLLAGGMLTEWLDWRWVLFVNVPIGVLIAVLAPLYISESERHSGRFDIAGAVTSTAGMASLVYGFIRAADEGWRDNLTIGSFAAAAVLLVAFVLIEQRAKEPITPLKMFADRNRSGTYVIMLSLAAAMFGMFFYIVLFVQNVLGYTPIEAGLAFLPVTVVIALGAGLSQRFLPVFGPKPFMIAGSALAALGLGWQALISSDSSYVGGILGPMLIFGFGMGLNFVTLTLTAVSGVAQHEAGAASGLLNAMQQVGGSIGLAILTTVFGTASRDEAEKQVPNFLTNGSPEQKAEFAQTHQLPAPWSHEVLAQGISAAFIPAAVMAVLALATAWLVIRVRKSDLDALSGTAGPGMG, from the coding sequence GTGACAACCTCTTCTCTGCTCAAAGACCAGAAGCCGGGAGCGGCCCGCCGGGAGGGACATCCCGGCATCGCACTCGCCGTCATCGCGGCCTGCCAACTCATGGTCGTACTCGACGCGACGATTGTGAACATCGCGCTCCCGCACATTCAGAACGCGCTCGAGTTCAGCACCACCGACCTCACCTGGGTCGTCAGCGCCTACACGCTCACCTTCGGCGGCCTGCTGCTGCTGGGCGGCCGAGCCGGTGACATCCTCGGCAGGCGCCGGGTCTTCATGACCGGCATCCTCCTGTTCACCTTCGCGTCGCTGCTCGGCGGCTTCGCCCAGGAACCCTGGCAGCTGCTGGCCGCGCGCGTCCTGCAGGGCATGGGAGGCGCCATCGCCTCGCCCACATCGCTGGCCCTCATCACCACCACCTTCCCCGAGGGGCCGGAACGCAACCGGGCCTTCGGTGTCTTCGCCGCCGTCTCCGCCGGTGGCGGTGCCATCGGCCTGCTGGCGGGCGGCATGCTCACCGAATGGCTCGACTGGCGCTGGGTGCTCTTCGTCAACGTGCCGATCGGCGTACTGATCGCCGTGCTCGCGCCGCTCTACATCAGCGAGTCCGAACGGCACTCCGGCCGCTTCGACATCGCCGGGGCGGTCACCTCGACGGCGGGCATGGCATCTCTCGTCTACGGCTTCATCCGGGCCGCGGACGAGGGCTGGCGGGACAACCTGACCATCGGCTCCTTCGCGGCCGCCGCGGTCCTGCTGGTGGCCTTCGTCCTCATCGAGCAGCGCGCCAAGGAACCGATCACCCCGCTGAAGATGTTCGCCGACCGTAACCGCTCCGGCACGTACGTGATCATGCTGAGCCTGGCCGCGGCGATGTTCGGCATGTTCTTCTACATCGTGCTGTTCGTGCAGAACGTGCTCGGCTACACCCCGATCGAAGCCGGTCTGGCCTTCCTTCCGGTCACGGTCGTGATCGCGCTCGGCGCCGGACTGTCGCAGCGCTTCCTGCCCGTGTTCGGCCCCAAGCCGTTCATGATCGCGGGCTCGGCGCTCGCCGCGCTCGGGCTCGGCTGGCAGGCCCTCATCAGCTCCGACAGCTCGTATGTCGGCGGAATCCTGGGACCGATGCTGATCTTCGGCTTCGGCATGGGGCTGAACTTCGTCACGCTGACGCTGACCGCGGTCTCCGGCGTCGCCCAGCACGAGGCGGGCGCGGCGTCGGGCCTGCTCAACGCGATGCAGCAGGTGGGCGGATCGATCGGTCTCGCCATCCTGACCACGGTCTTCGGCACGGCCAGCAGGGACGAGGCGGAGAAGCAGGTACCGAATTTCCTCACCAACGGTTCGCCGGAGCAGAAGGCGGAGTTCGCCCAGACGCACCAGCTGCCCGCGCCCTGGTCGCACGAGGTGCTGGCACAGGGCATCTCGGCCGCCTTCATCCCGGCCGCGGTCATGGCCGTACTCGCCCTGGCCACGGCCTGGCTGGTGATACGCGTACGCAAGAGCGACCTGGACGCTCTGTCCGGCACGGCCGGGCCGGGTATGGGCTGA
- a CDS encoding DEAD/DEAH box helicase — protein sequence MDHVELRTEADAVLAELVGDREGSARLREDQWQAVAALVEEHRRALVVQRTGWGKSAVYFVATALLRRRGAGPTVIISPLLALMRNQVEAAARAGIRARTINSANPEDWEAIYGEVERGEADVLLVSPERLNSVDFRDQVLPKLAATTGLLVVDEAHCISDWGHDFRPDYRRLRTMLAELPAGVPVLATTATANARVTADVAEQLGTGGGDALVLRGPLDRESLRLGVLVLPDAAHRLAWLGERLGELPGSGIIYTLTVAAAEEVAAFLRQRGYPVASYTGKTENADRLQAEEDLLANRVKALVATSALGMGFDKPDLGFVVHVGSPSSPIAYYQQVGRAGRGVDHADVLLLPGREDEAIWAYFASVGFPPEEQVRRTLAVLAEAGRPLSLPALEPLVDLRRSRLETMLKVLDVDGAVKRVKGGWTATGQAWTYDAERYAWVARQRQAEQQAMRDYVSTTRCRMEFLQRQLDDEKAAPCGRCDICAGPWLDPAVSSAALAAATGELDRPGVEVEPRKMWPTGLAAVGMDLKGRIPAGQQALTGRALGRLSDIGWGNRLRPLLSAQAADGPVPDDVLRAVVTVLADWARSPGGWATGSPDAVARPVGVVAVPSRTRPQLVASLAEGVARVGRLPLLGSLAHTPHADEYAGHRSNSAQRLRALAESFTVPGELAAALAAADGPVLLVDDFTDSGWTLAVGTRLLRQAGADEVLPLVLALAG from the coding sequence ATGGACCACGTGGAACTCCGTACCGAAGCCGACGCCGTCCTCGCCGAGCTCGTCGGCGACCGTGAGGGCTCCGCACGGCTGCGGGAGGATCAGTGGCAGGCGGTGGCGGCCCTGGTGGAGGAACACCGGCGGGCCCTGGTGGTGCAGCGCACCGGCTGGGGCAAATCGGCCGTGTACTTCGTCGCCACCGCCCTGCTGCGCCGGCGCGGCGCGGGACCCACGGTGATCATCTCGCCGCTGCTGGCGCTGATGCGCAACCAGGTCGAGGCGGCCGCGCGGGCAGGGATCCGGGCGCGCACGATCAACTCCGCAAACCCGGAGGACTGGGAAGCGATCTACGGGGAGGTCGAGCGGGGGGAGGCCGATGTCCTCCTCGTGAGCCCGGAGCGCCTCAATTCCGTCGACTTCCGTGATCAGGTACTGCCGAAGCTCGCGGCCACGACGGGGCTGCTCGTGGTGGACGAGGCGCACTGCATCTCCGACTGGGGCCACGACTTCCGCCCCGACTACCGCAGGCTGCGCACGATGCTGGCCGAGCTGCCGGCCGGGGTGCCGGTGCTGGCCACCACCGCGACCGCCAACGCGCGGGTCACAGCCGACGTGGCGGAGCAGTTGGGCACGGGCGGCGGGGACGCTCTGGTCCTGCGGGGGCCGCTCGACCGGGAGAGCCTCCGGCTGGGTGTGCTCGTGTTGCCGGACGCGGCGCACCGGCTGGCCTGGCTGGGGGAGCGGCTGGGGGAGCTGCCCGGTTCCGGGATCATCTACACGCTGACGGTGGCCGCGGCGGAGGAGGTCGCGGCGTTCCTGCGGCAGCGCGGATACCCGGTGGCCTCCTACACGGGGAAGACGGAGAACGCCGACCGGTTGCAGGCGGAGGAGGACCTGCTGGCGAACCGGGTGAAGGCACTGGTGGCGACGTCGGCGCTGGGCATGGGGTTCGACAAGCCCGACCTGGGCTTCGTCGTGCACGTGGGGTCGCCCTCGTCCCCCATCGCCTACTACCAGCAGGTGGGACGTGCGGGACGCGGCGTGGACCATGCGGACGTCCTGCTGCTTCCGGGGCGGGAGGACGAGGCGATCTGGGCGTACTTCGCCTCGGTGGGCTTCCCGCCGGAGGAGCAGGTCCGGCGCACGCTGGCGGTACTGGCGGAGGCGGGGCGGCCCCTGTCGCTCCCGGCGCTCGAGCCGCTGGTGGACCTTCGCCGTTCGCGGCTGGAGACCATGCTCAAGGTCCTGGACGTGGACGGCGCGGTCAAGCGGGTGAAGGGCGGCTGGACCGCCACGGGACAAGCGTGGACGTACGACGCGGAGCGGTACGCCTGGGTGGCCCGGCAGCGGCAGGCGGAGCAGCAGGCCATGCGGGACTACGTGTCCACCACGCGGTGCCGGATGGAGTTCCTGCAGCGGCAGCTGGACGACGAGAAGGCGGCCCCGTGCGGTCGCTGCGACATCTGCGCCGGACCCTGGCTCGACCCCGCCGTCTCCTCCGCGGCCCTCGCGGCGGCGACGGGTGAGCTGGACCGCCCGGGCGTGGAGGTCGAGCCGCGCAAGATGTGGCCGACCGGGCTCGCCGCGGTGGGCATGGACCTCAAGGGCCGCATTCCCGCAGGCCAGCAGGCCCTCACCGGGCGGGCACTGGGCAGGCTGTCGGACATCGGCTGGGGCAACCGTCTGCGGCCGCTCCTGTCCGCGCAGGCGGCGGACGGTCCGGTCCCGGACGACGTGCTGCGCGCCGTCGTGACGGTGCTGGCCGACTGGGCCCGGTCACCGGGTGGCTGGGCCACCGGTTCTCCCGACGCGGTGGCGAGGCCCGTGGGCGTCGTCGCCGTGCCCTCCCGCACCCGGCCCCAGCTGGTCGCCTCACTGGCCGAGGGAGTGGCACGGGTCGGCAGGCTCCCGCTGCTGGGCAGCCTCGCCCACACCCCCCACGCCGACGAGTACGCCGGCCACCGCAGCAACTCCGCCCAGCGGCTGCGTGCCCTGGCGGAGTCGTTCACCGTGCCCGGCGAGCTCGCCGCGGCGTTGGCCGCCGCGGACGGCCCGGTCCTGCTCGTCGACGACTTCACCGACTCCGGCTGGACCCTGGCCGTGGGCACCCGCCTCCTGCGCCAGGCCGGTGCCGACGAGGTGCTCCCGCTCGTCCTGGCCCTGGCCGGATAG
- a CDS encoding ribonuclease HII: MPYEPPTHTVERSLRATTGAKIIAGVDEVGRGAWAGPVTVCAAITGLRRPPVGLTDSKLLTIKRRTELEVELRTWVTSYALGHASPEEIDALGMTAALRLAAVRALETLPVRPDAVILDGKHDYLGTPWRVRTVIKGDQSCVAVAAASVLAKVQRDKMMAELGVDHADFGFADNAGYPSPVHKTALEERGPTPHHRLSWAYLDALPQWRHLKKVRSRVEGSVPEIEGQLGFDF; encoded by the coding sequence ATGCCGTACGAACCACCTACTCACACCGTCGAGCGCTCCCTTCGCGCCACGACCGGAGCGAAGATCATTGCCGGTGTCGACGAGGTGGGCCGCGGTGCGTGGGCCGGTCCCGTCACCGTCTGTGCCGCGATCACCGGACTGCGCCGCCCCCCGGTCGGCCTGACCGACTCCAAGCTGCTCACCATCAAGCGACGCACCGAACTCGAGGTGGAGCTGCGGACCTGGGTCACGTCCTACGCCCTGGGGCACGCCTCTCCGGAGGAGATCGACGCGCTCGGGATGACCGCCGCGCTGCGACTGGCGGCGGTGCGAGCCCTGGAGACCCTGCCCGTCCGTCCCGACGCCGTCATCCTCGACGGCAAGCACGACTATCTCGGGACTCCTTGGCGGGTTCGCACGGTGATCAAGGGCGATCAGTCCTGCGTCGCCGTCGCGGCGGCCTCGGTGCTGGCCAAGGTCCAGCGCGACAAAATGATGGCCGAACTGGGTGTCGACCATGCAGACTTCGGTTTTGCGGACAACGCCGGGTATCCGTCGCCCGTGCACAAGACCGCACTGGAGGAGCGGGGCCCCACCCCGCACCACCGGTTGTCGTGGGCGTATCTTGATGCGCTGCCCCAGTGGCGGCACCTCAAGAAGGTCCGCAGCCGGGTGGAGGGAAGCGTTCCGGAAATCGAGGGTCAGCTCGGATTCGATTTCTGA
- a CDS encoding vitamin B12-dependent ribonucleotide reductase, with amino-acid sequence MTETASGPARSSRAKGTKAGKGLRVERVHTTPGVHPYDEVAWERRDVVMTNWRDGSVNFEQRGVEFPEFWSVNAVNIVTSKYFRGAVGTPQREVSLKQLIDRIVKTYRKAGEDNKYFASPADAEIFEHELAYALLHQIFSFNSPVWFNVGTPQPQQVSACFILSVDDSMESILDWYKEEGMIFKGGSGAGLNLSRIRSSKELLSSGGNASGPVSFMRGADASAGTIKSGGATRRAAKMVILDVDHPDIEDFIQTKVKEEEKIRALRDAGFDMDLGGDDITSVQYQNANNSVRVNDTFMKAVQDGGKFGLTSRMTGEVIEEVDAKALFRKMAEAAWACADPGIQYDDTINQWHTCPESGRINGSNPCSEYMHLDNTSCNLASLNLMKFLKDDGQGHQSFDAERFSKVVELVITAMDISICFADFPTQKIGENTRAFRQLGIGYANLGALLMATGHAYDSDGGRALAGSITSLMTGTSYRRSAELAAIVGPYDGYARNAKPHLRVMKQHSDENAKAVRMDDLDTPIWAAATEAWQDVLRLGEKNGFRNSQASVIAPTGTIGLAMSCDTTGLEPDLALVKFKKLVGGGSMQIVNGTVPQALRRLGYQEEQIEAIVAHIAENGNVIDAPGLKHEHYEVFDCAMGERSISAMGHVRMMAAIQPWISGALSKTVNLPESATVEDVEEVYFEAWKMGVKALAIYRDNCKVGQPLSAKTKSVKDEKAEITEKTEAAIRETVEKVVEYRPVRKRLPKGRPGITTSFTVGGAEGYMTANSYPDDGLGEVFLKMSKQGSTLAGMMDAFSIAVSVGLQYGVPLETYVSKFTNMRFEPAGMTDDPDVRMAQSIVDYIFRRLALDFLPFETRSALGIHSAEERQRHLETGSYEPSDDELDVEGLAQSAPRAQELVAVATPKAEAEAAKPAPQQAHTSAELVEMQLGIQADAPLCFSCGTKMQRAGSCYICEGCGSTSGCS; translated from the coding sequence ATGACAGAGACGGCGAGCGGTCCGGCACGGAGTTCCCGCGCCAAGGGCACCAAGGCGGGCAAGGGACTCCGCGTCGAGCGCGTCCACACCACTCCCGGCGTCCACCCCTACGACGAGGTGGCCTGGGAGCGTCGTGACGTCGTCATGACCAACTGGCGCGACGGCTCGGTCAACTTCGAGCAGCGTGGCGTCGAGTTCCCCGAGTTCTGGTCGGTGAACGCGGTCAACATCGTCACCAGCAAGTACTTCCGGGGCGCCGTGGGCACCCCGCAGCGCGAGGTGAGCCTGAAGCAGCTCATCGACCGCATCGTGAAGACGTACCGGAAGGCCGGCGAGGACAACAAGTACTTCGCCTCGCCCGCCGACGCCGAGATCTTCGAGCACGAGCTGGCCTACGCCCTCCTGCACCAGATCTTCAGCTTCAACAGCCCGGTGTGGTTCAACGTCGGCACGCCCCAGCCGCAGCAGGTCTCCGCCTGCTTCATCCTGTCCGTCGACGACTCCATGGAGTCGATCCTCGACTGGTACAAGGAAGAGGGCATGATCTTCAAGGGCGGCTCGGGCGCCGGCCTGAACCTCTCCCGGATCCGCTCCTCCAAGGAACTGCTCTCCTCCGGCGGCAACGCCTCGGGACCGGTCTCCTTCATGCGCGGCGCCGACGCCTCCGCCGGCACGATCAAGTCCGGTGGCGCCACCCGCCGCGCGGCCAAGATGGTCATCCTCGACGTCGACCACCCCGACATCGAGGACTTCATCCAGACCAAGGTCAAGGAAGAGGAGAAGATCCGCGCCCTGCGCGACGCGGGCTTCGACATGGACCTGGGCGGCGACGACATCACGTCCGTCCAGTACCAGAACGCCAACAACTCGGTCCGCGTGAACGACACGTTCATGAAGGCCGTGCAGGACGGCGGCAAGTTCGGCCTGACCTCCCGCATGACCGGCGAGGTCATCGAGGAGGTCGACGCCAAGGCGCTCTTCCGCAAGATGGCCGAGGCCGCCTGGGCGTGTGCCGACCCGGGCATCCAGTACGACGACACCATCAACCAGTGGCACACGTGCCCGGAGTCCGGCCGCATCAACGGCTCGAACCCGTGCAGCGAGTACATGCACCTGGACAACACGTCCTGCAACCTCGCCTCGCTGAACCTGATGAAGTTCCTGAAGGACGACGGCCAGGGCCACCAGTCCTTCGACGCCGAGCGCTTCTCCAAGGTCGTCGAGCTGGTCATCACCGCGATGGACATCTCCATCTGCTTCGCGGACTTCCCGACCCAGAAGATCGGCGAGAACACCCGCGCCTTCCGCCAGCTCGGCATCGGCTACGCCAACCTCGGCGCCCTGCTGATGGCGACCGGCCACGCCTACGACTCCGACGGCGGCCGCGCCCTCGCCGGTTCCATCACCTCCCTGATGACCGGCACGTCGTACCGGCGCTCCGCCGAACTCGCCGCGATCGTCGGCCCGTACGACGGCTACGCCCGCAACGCGAAGCCGCACCTGCGGGTCATGAAGCAGCACTCCGACGAGAACGCGAAGGCCGTCCGCATGGACGACCTCGACACGCCGATCTGGGCCGCCGCCACCGAGGCCTGGCAGGACGTGCTGCGCCTCGGCGAGAAGAACGGCTTCCGCAACTCCCAGGCGTCCGTCATCGCCCCGACCGGCACCATCGGTCTCGCGATGTCCTGCGACACCACCGGCCTCGAGCCCGACCTCGCCCTGGTCAAGTTCAAGAAGCTGGTCGGCGGCGGCTCGATGCAGATCGTCAACGGCACCGTCCCGCAGGCCCTGCGCCGCCTGGGCTACCAGGAGGAGCAGATCGAGGCGATCGTCGCCCACATCGCCGAGAACGGCAACGTGATCGACGCCCCCGGTCTCAAGCACGAGCACTACGAGGTGTTCGACTGCGCGATGGGCGAGCGCTCCATCTCCGCGATGGGCCACGTCCGCATGATGGCCGCCATCCAGCCGTGGATCTCCGGCGCCCTCTCCAAGACGGTCAACCTGCCGGAGTCGGCGACCGTCGAGGACGTCGAGGAGGTCTACTTCGAGGCATGGAAGATGGGCGTCAAGGCGCTCGCCATCTACCGCGACAACTGCAAGGTCGGCCAGCCCCTCTCCGCCAAGACCAAGTCCGTCAAGGACGAGAAGGCGGAGATCACCGAGAAGACCGAGGCGGCCATCCGCGAGACGGTCGAGAAGGTCGTCGAGTACCGCCCGGTCCGCAAGCGCCTCCCGAAGGGACGTCCCGGCATCACCACGTCCTTCACCGTCGGCGGCGCCGAGGGCTACATGACCGCCAACTCCTACCCGGACGACGGTCTCGGCGAGGTCTTCCTGAAGATGTCCAAGCAGGGCTCGACCCTCGCGGGCATGATGGACGCCTTCTCCATCGCGGTCTCCGTCGGCCTCCAGTACGGCGTGCCGCTGGAGACGTACGTCTCGAAGTTCACCAACATGCGCTTCGAGCCGGCCGGCATGACGGACGACCCCGACGTGCGGATGGCGCAGTCGATCGTCGACTACATCTTCCGCCGCCTGGCGCTGGACTTCCTGCCCTTCGAGACGCGCTCAGCGCTCGGCATCCACTCCGCCGAGGAGCGTCAGCGCCACCTGGAGACCGGGTCGTACGAGCCGTCCGACGACGAACTGGACGTCGAGGGCCTGGCCCAGTCGGCGCCCCGCGCCCAGGAGCTGGTGGCCGTCGCCACGCCGAAGGCCGAGGCCGAGGCCGCCAAGCCCGCTCCGCAGCAGGCGCACACCAGCGCCGAGCTGGTGGAGATGCAGCTGGGCATCCAGGCCGACGCCCCGCTGTGCTTCTCCTGCGGCACGAAGATGCAGCGCGCCGGCTCCTGCTACATCTGCGAGGGCTGCGGCTCGACCAGCGGTTGCAGCTGA